Proteins co-encoded in one Papaver somniferum cultivar HN1 chromosome 5, ASM357369v1, whole genome shotgun sequence genomic window:
- the LOC113282899 gene encoding protein LURP-one-related 10-like: protein MNQQQPNNSSSIIVISPHFCTPDQVNLYTAMKVKNVTQGNKLGVFDTNGNNIFKVTGNFLSLSRCMLVDAAGVPLVTLKQKTFSLHSRWKVYRGDSKDSEDLLFSVKTSTVILQYKADLDVFLASNTDEDVCDFKVERNYSGKTSSYVVYRGGSVIAEMHKEMTEVLGKDTFSVTIHPNVDYAFIIALRVVLDEMEKADKGAKWGDGAGLGMEAASGALMGIISGM from the exons ATGAATCAACAACAACCAAACAATTCTTCTTCTATCATTGTAATCTCACCACATTTTTGCACGCCAGATCAAGTAAATCTCTACACTGCCATGAAAGTTAAAAATGTAACACAAGGTAATAAGTTGGGTGTTTttgataccaatggaaacaatatcTTCAAAGTTACAGGTAATTTTCTCAGCCTCAGTCGCTGTATGCTTGTCGATGCTGCCGGAGTTCCTCTCGTGACTTTAAAACAAAAG ACATTTAGTTTACACAGTCGATGGAAAGTATATAGAGGAGATAGCAAAGACTCAGAAGATCTCTTGTTTAGTGTCAAGACCTCAACGGTTATACTACAATACAAGGCTGACTTGGATGTGTTCTTAGCATCCAACACAGATGAAGATGTCTGTGATTTCAAGGTTGAACGGAACTACAGTGGGAAAACATCATCTTATGTCGTCTATCGAGGAGGATCGGTCATTGCCGag ATGCACAAAGAAATGACTGAAGTTTTGGGTAAGGACACATTCTCAGTTACTATCCACCCGAACGTCGATTATGCATTTATTATCGCACTTCGTGTGGTTCTGGATGAAATGGAAAAGGCTGACAAGGGAGCCAAGTGGGGGGACGGGGCGGGGTTGGGGATGGAAGCGGCATCCGGGGCATTGATGGGAATCATTTCGGGGATGTGA
- the LOC113279698 gene encoding UDP-glycosyltransferase 90A2-like, producing the protein MSYLSSESPPHVVILPFMAKGIIQQLFQQNDFEPEFAHPEPEFVDYWNRKASPRDWCIGPLCLASEKKVMSKHNNGPMWWIQWLDEMSEMEKPVLYVAFGSLEEITIDQYREIAIGLENSGEHFLWVLRLPSFDNDEFMVEFEERVKERGLLVKNQWVAQVEILSHKCVHGFMSHCGWNSVLIRKYMRSSTNFGVSNNS; encoded by the exons ATGTCTTATTTATCTTCAGAATCCCCTCCTCATGTAGTCATACTTCCTTTCATGGCAAAAG GCATAATTCAACAATTGTTCCAACAGAATGATTTTGAACCCGAATTTGCACACCCTGAGCCTG AATTCGTAGACTACTGGAATAGAAAAGCTTCTCCAAGAGATTGGTGCATTGGACCACTCTGCCTTGCATCTGAAAAGAAGGTCATGTCCAAACATAACAATGGACCCATGTGGTGGATTCAATGGCTTGACGAGATGTCAGAGATGGAAAAACCTGTCTTGTATGTTGCATTTGGGTCCTTAGAAGAAATCACAATCGATCAATACAGAGAAATAGCAATTGGATTGGAGAACTCTGGAGAACATTTCTTGTGGGTATTGCGCTTGCCTTCCTTCGACAATGATGAATTTATGGTTGAGTTTGAAGAGAGAGTGAAAGAAAGAGGACTATTAGTAAAGAATCAATGGGTTGCTCAAGTTGAAATACTAAGCCACAAGTGTGTACATGGGTTTATGAGTCATTGTGGTTGGAATTCAGTATTAATTAGAAAGTATATGCGAAGCAGTACCAATTTTGGGGTTTCCAATAACAGTTGA
- the LOC113282898 gene encoding uncharacterized protein LOC113282898: MGDLYALDFDGVICDSCGESSLSAVKAAKVRWPGLFDGVDSAVEEWIVDQMHIVRPVVETGYENLLLVRLLLESQVPTVRKSSVSVGLTSERILEDWSNLKPIIMKEWDENRDDLVELFGKVRDEWIDSDLSSWIGANRLYPGVSEALKFSSSRVYIVTTKQGRFAEVLLKELAGVNIPSDRIYGLGTGPKVEVLKQLQRMPEHQGLKLHFVEDRIATLKNVIKEPELDAWNLYLVDWGYNTESERGEGASIPRIQLLQISDFTKKLK, encoded by the exons ATGGGAGATCTTTATGCATTAGACTTTGATGGGGTTATATGTGATAGCTGTGGAGAGAGCTCTCTATCTGCTGTGAAG GCAGCTAAGGTAAGATGGCCCGGCCTATTTGATGGTGTTGATTCAGCTGTGGAGGAATGGATTGTGGATCAGATGCACATT GTTCGACCAGTCGTGGAAACAGGATACGAAAATTTACTGCTTGTGAGGCTGCTGTTGGAATCCCAGGTCCCCACAGTTAGAAAGTCCTCG GTTTCAGTAGGACTCACAAGTGAAAGAATACTGGAGGACTGGTCCAACTTGAAGCCCATCATTATGAAGGAGTGGGATGAGAACAGAGATGATTTAGTAGAGCTTTTTGGGAAGGTTAGGGATGAATGGATAGACAGTGACTTGTCAAGCTGGATTGGTGCAAATAG ATTGTATCCAGGTGTATCAGAGGCTCTGAAATTTTCAAGTTCAAGGGTATACATTGTGACAACTAAACAG GGTCGTTTTGCTGAGGTGTTACTGAAAGAGCTTGCTGGGGTGAACATTCCTTCTGACAGAATCTATGGTCTTGGAACTGG TCCCAAGGTGGAAGTGCTAAAGCAGCTCCAAAGGATGCCAGAACACCAGGGTCTAAAGCTCCA CTTTGTGGAAGATCGAATTGCGACTTTGAAAAATGTTATTAAAGAGCCAGAGTTGGATGCATGGAATTTGTATTTGG TGGACTGGGGTTACAACACTGAGAGTGAGAGAGGGGAAGGAGCAAGCATTCCCAGAATTCAACTGCTACAGATCTCAGACTTTACGAAAAAGCTAAAATGA